In the genome of Nocardia sp. NBC_00416, one region contains:
- a CDS encoding CgeB family protein — protein MRILFVGDDWLGSNARSLAEGFRRLGHEVIVVDSTPVTLPPRLSPSWLYAKTGERRAPWTVDQVHTRLERAAAELHPDLVFGFKSVYLDQGRLLEIPAALHVHYSPDDVSNPGNTTADYLAHEPEWDMVVTTKRHNLPELAGRGVRRTLFVRSAYDPAWHHPAARRGTRQFLVGFIGACRPDRRPGMVSLARTYGSQLLVRGPGWRRVRQLQTTRAAVAGPVYGEDFAIAVASVTANLVLLNSDNRDTHTCRTFEVPASGGLFVGERTDEHAELLDDGTEAFLFSSRDELDEILERCALYPDQAAKTAEAGYRRVVEGGHTYTDRAKEILRALD, from the coding sequence ATGAGGATTCTGTTCGTCGGCGACGACTGGCTCGGCAGCAACGCCCGCTCACTCGCGGAGGGGTTCCGCCGGCTCGGGCACGAGGTGATCGTGGTCGATTCGACTCCGGTGACCCTGCCGCCGCGGCTCTCGCCGTCGTGGCTGTATGCGAAAACCGGTGAGCGCCGGGCACCGTGGACCGTCGATCAGGTGCACACCCGGCTGGAGCGGGCCGCCGCCGAACTGCACCCGGACCTGGTGTTCGGCTTCAAATCGGTGTACCTGGACCAGGGCCGGCTGCTGGAGATCCCGGCCGCGCTGCACGTGCACTACAGCCCCGACGACGTATCCAACCCCGGGAACACGACCGCGGACTATCTGGCGCACGAGCCGGAATGGGACATGGTGGTCACCACCAAACGGCACAATCTGCCCGAACTCGCCGGCCGCGGTGTCCGCCGGACCCTGTTCGTGCGCAGCGCCTACGACCCGGCCTGGCATCATCCCGCCGCGCGGCGCGGCACCCGGCAGTTCCTCGTCGGGTTCATCGGCGCGTGCCGTCCCGACCGGCGACCCGGCATGGTGTCGCTGGCCCGCACCTACGGATCACAGCTGCTGGTGCGCGGCCCGGGCTGGCGACGGGTGCGCCAGTTGCAGACCACCCGCGCCGCGGTCGCCGGACCGGTGTACGGCGAGGATTTCGCGATCGCGGTGGCATCGGTGACCGCGAACCTGGTGCTGCTCAATTCCGATAACCGCGACACCCACACCTGCCGCACCTTCGAGGTGCCCGCGTCGGGCGGACTGTTCGTCGGCGAACGCACCGACGAACACGCCGAACTCCTCGACGACGGCACCGAGGCGTTCCTGTTCTCCAGCCGCGACGAACTCGACGAGATCCTGGAACGCTGCGCGCTGTACCCGGATCAGGCGGCGAAGACGGCCGAGGCCGGGTACCGGCGGGTCGTGGAGGGCGGCCACACCTATACGGACCGGGCGAAGGAGATCCTGCGTGCACTGGACTGA
- a CDS encoding lipopolysaccharide biosynthesis protein, which produces MNLSSQHTIPIRIVHRHYPVSLDGLRVPDYDLPTEIIPAFADWPTEKLPLITTVPEQAADEPRSRAARLRELATVLRDIAYVSFGKYGQYLVTVATLPLIARLLGASGMGLLAIGMSSYFLGSLIVDLGITSYLAARVQDSGTDRDVVNHTRGTYLAIRGGILGVLGTALVAAVPAGAPEYLTMVLLGLFVGGFWSMSEDWVLIGQGRFGASTLYQSIARVGYLAALLTLLPRFPTAAMAMLCLLGSSVISLALTWWDTWRTFGPPGRPRGAWKLLRAALPVVTGRLLVTSYGQGAAAVYGAVLNAVSLGLYSASDRLVRAVQSLLDPIGFALLPRMAKRGGDERFWPDALRGLAACVAIACVATVALWTAAPLIIPLVFGAEFGGAVGVLRLEAVILPATTVTSFVTTAVLPVRQDTVGVLIGSAAGTAVAVCALLLTMRTHSLWTLAGGIVAAEFAVAIWYLARMRALIVRERAGLIERGRAPGAMLPADAGERGTP; this is translated from the coding sequence ATGAATCTGTCCAGCCAGCACACCATCCCGATCCGCATCGTCCACCGCCACTATCCGGTCTCGCTGGACGGATTGCGGGTCCCTGATTACGACCTGCCGACCGAGATCATTCCGGCCTTCGCCGACTGGCCGACCGAGAAACTTCCGCTGATCACCACCGTCCCCGAGCAGGCCGCGGACGAACCGCGGAGCAGAGCGGCGCGGTTGCGGGAGCTGGCGACCGTCCTGCGCGATATCGCCTACGTCAGTTTCGGGAAATACGGCCAGTACCTGGTGACGGTGGCGACGCTGCCGCTCATCGCGCGGCTGCTCGGCGCCTCCGGAATGGGACTGCTGGCCATCGGGATGTCGTCCTACTTCCTCGGCTCGCTGATCGTGGACCTGGGGATCACCTCCTATCTGGCCGCCCGCGTGCAGGACTCGGGTACCGACCGGGACGTGGTGAACCACACGCGCGGCACCTACCTGGCGATCCGGGGCGGAATCCTCGGTGTGCTCGGTACCGCGCTGGTGGCGGCGGTCCCCGCCGGGGCGCCGGAGTACCTGACGATGGTGCTGCTGGGTTTGTTCGTCGGCGGCTTCTGGTCGATGTCGGAGGACTGGGTGCTGATCGGGCAGGGCAGGTTCGGCGCGTCGACCCTCTACCAGTCGATCGCCCGGGTCGGTTACCTCGCCGCGCTGCTGACACTGCTGCCGCGTTTCCCGACCGCCGCCATGGCGATGCTGTGCTTGCTCGGGTCCTCGGTGATCAGCCTGGCACTGACCTGGTGGGACACCTGGCGGACGTTCGGTCCGCCCGGACGGCCGCGCGGGGCCTGGAAACTGCTGCGCGCGGCGCTGCCGGTGGTGACCGGACGACTGCTGGTCACCAGCTACGGGCAGGGTGCGGCGGCGGTGTACGGGGCGGTGCTCAACGCGGTATCGCTCGGGCTGTACTCCGCATCGGACCGGCTGGTGCGGGCGGTGCAGTCGCTGCTCGACCCGATCGGGTTCGCGCTGCTGCCCCGAATGGCCAAACGCGGTGGCGACGAACGGTTCTGGCCGGACGCGCTGCGCGGGCTCGCGGCATGCGTGGCGATCGCGTGTGTGGCCACCGTGGCGCTGTGGACGGCGGCGCCGCTGATCATCCCGCTCGTGTTCGGCGCCGAATTCGGCGGCGCGGTGGGGGTGCTGCGCCTGGAGGCGGTGATCCTGCCCGCCACCACGGTGACCTCGTTCGTCACCACCGCCGTGCTGCCGGTTCGCCAGGACACGGTCGGCGTGCTGATCGGGTCGGCCGCCGGTACCGCCGTGGCGGTCTGCGCGCTGCTGCTCACCATGCGCACCCATTCGCTGTGGACGCTGGCGGGCGGCATCGTGGCCGCCGAATTCGCGGTGGCGATCTGGTATCTCGCGCGGATGCGCGCACTGATCGTGCGCGAACGCGCCGGGTTGATCGAGCGCGGACGCGCACCGGGCGCAATGCTGCCCGCCGACGCGGGTGAAAGAGGAACGCCATGA
- a CDS encoding glycosyltransferase family 4 protein, whose protein sequence is MIRAVFLSHTAAPSGAELATLRLLTALRDSDAVAASMLLTAPGPLLDLMRARRIPVTLCDTDFDSRSLTIAGSGAGRLITGAVELVRLGARLGGAVRADGADVLVAQSTKALLMGAVAARRAGVPLVWQVHDRVSAEYFGRPLAVVLRVLGWAAVRGVVANSRATLRTLHTRGRFSVVAYPGVEDTAAAGRVPQRDPGAVRIAMVGRLTRWKGQDVLLRALTLMRHRPSAVHLVGGTFFDEQDYRAELERTAAELGLTVDFAGHVDDPALYYAQADIAVHCSVLPEPFGQVVVEAMRAGCAVVAADAGGPAEIVRPEVDGLLTPPGDPVALAAALDRLVADPALRTRLGAAARDRAADFGIAATARAVTGLLEQVVGRQAVPAR, encoded by the coding sequence ATGATCCGCGCTGTCTTCCTCTCCCACACCGCCGCCCCGTCCGGCGCCGAACTCGCGACGTTGCGCCTGCTCACCGCCCTGCGCGACAGCGACGCGGTCGCCGCTTCGATGCTGCTCACCGCGCCCGGCCCGCTACTGGACCTGATGCGCGCACGCCGGATCCCGGTCACCCTGTGCGATACCGATTTCGACAGCCGATCGCTGACGATCGCCGGATCCGGGGCGGGCCGGCTGATCACGGGCGCCGTGGAACTGGTGCGCCTGGGGGCGCGGCTGGGCGGCGCGGTGCGTGCGGACGGCGCCGACGTGCTGGTCGCGCAGAGCACGAAAGCACTGCTGATGGGCGCGGTCGCGGCGCGCCGCGCGGGAGTGCCGCTGGTCTGGCAGGTGCACGACCGGGTCAGTGCCGAATACTTCGGCCGGCCGCTCGCGGTCGTGCTGCGCGTGCTGGGCTGGGCGGCGGTACGCGGCGTCGTCGCCAACAGCCGCGCCACCTTGCGCACTCTCCACACCCGGGGACGGTTTTCGGTGGTCGCCTATCCGGGTGTCGAGGACACCGCGGCGGCCGGGCGAGTACCGCAACGCGACCCCGGCGCGGTGCGAATCGCCATGGTCGGCCGGCTGACCCGATGGAAGGGTCAGGATGTCCTGCTGCGCGCACTCACGCTGATGCGCCACCGCCCGAGCGCCGTCCACCTGGTGGGCGGCACATTCTTCGACGAGCAGGACTACCGCGCCGAACTGGAACGCACCGCCGCCGAACTCGGTCTGACCGTCGACTTCGCCGGTCACGTCGACGACCCCGCCCTGTACTACGCACAGGCCGATATCGCGGTGCACTGTTCGGTGCTGCCGGAACCGTTCGGTCAGGTCGTGGTGGAGGCGATGCGCGCCGGTTGCGCCGTCGTGGCCGCCGACGCCGGCGGACCCGCCGAGATCGTCCGGCCGGAGGTGGACGGCCTGTTGACCCCGCCCGGCGACCCGGTCGCCCTGGCCGCAGCCCTGGATCGGCTCGTCGCCGACCCGGCGCTGCGCACCCGGCTGGGTGCGGCCGCGCGGGACCGGGCCGCCGATTTCGGAATCGCGGCCACCGCGCGGGCCGTCACCGGCCTACTCGAACAGGTCGTCGGCCGACAGGCGGTACCGGCACGATGA
- a CDS encoding glycosyltransferase family 4 protein, which yields MTGSEWFGSAPGGLNRYFTDLFGALSARPEIRVSAAAFGTAPVGGQSWGPTGGSTWRRARTAFRDEAAAAPGGAAVLDRHFALYGPPARPSRRRRLVVHFHGPWAAESRLAGSGALAAGAKYALERLRCWPADRFVVLSEHFRDLLVHDYGVRAEAVTVIAPGVDTARFRPTPRPEHDAPVVLCVRRLEHRMGIDVLLRAWPAVRAAHPEARLVLVGTGTAETALREQAGKLGASVTFAGRTTDTELTGWYARAAVTVVPSVALEGFGLIALESLSAGRAPVVTDCGGLPDSVRGLDSSLIVAAGDADALAARIAAALDGTVPDPDRCRAHAGTFSWSAAADRHIALYRELTG from the coding sequence ATGACCGGCTCGGAATGGTTCGGATCGGCGCCCGGCGGGCTCAACCGCTACTTCACCGATCTGTTCGGCGCGCTGTCCGCCCGCCCCGAGATCCGGGTATCGGCCGCCGCGTTCGGGACGGCGCCGGTGGGCGGACAGTCCTGGGGACCGACCGGAGGCTCCACGTGGCGCCGCGCACGTACCGCGTTCCGGGACGAGGCGGCCGCGGCGCCCGGCGGCGCGGCCGTCCTGGATCGGCATTTCGCGCTGTACGGCCCGCCGGCCCGCCCTTCCCGCCGGCGGCGGCTGGTGGTGCATTTCCACGGACCGTGGGCGGCGGAGAGCCGGCTGGCCGGCAGCGGCGCGCTGGCGGCGGGGGCGAAGTACGCCCTGGAACGCCTGCGCTGCTGGCCGGCGGACAGGTTCGTGGTGCTGTCCGAACATTTCCGGGACCTGCTGGTGCACGACTACGGGGTACGCGCGGAGGCGGTCACGGTGATCGCGCCGGGCGTCGATACCGCGCGCTTCCGGCCGACTCCCCGGCCGGAACACGACGCACCCGTCGTCTTGTGTGTGCGTCGCCTGGAGCACCGGATGGGTATCGATGTGCTGTTGCGGGCCTGGCCCGCGGTGCGCGCCGCCCACCCAGAAGCCCGGCTGGTACTCGTCGGCACCGGCACCGCCGAGACGGCGCTGCGCGAACAGGCCGGAAAACTCGGCGCGAGCGTGACGTTCGCCGGACGGACCACCGACACCGAGTTGACCGGCTGGTACGCACGCGCCGCGGTCACCGTGGTGCCGTCGGTGGCGCTCGAGGGGTTCGGGCTCATCGCGCTGGAATCGCTGTCGGCGGGGCGGGCGCCGGTCGTCACCGACTGCGGCGGTCTCCCGGACTCGGTCCGCGGCCTGGACTCCTCGCTCATCGTCGCGGCCGGCGACGCCGACGCCCTGGCCGCCCGGATCGCCGCCGCGCTCGACGGCACCGTCCCCGACCCCGACCGTTGCCGCGCGCACGCGGGAACCTTCTCCTGGTCCGCGGCCGCCGACCGGCATATCGCGCTCTACCGGGAGCTGACCGGATGA
- a CDS encoding glycosyltransferase family 2 protein: MVSVSVCVPALDAGRTLEQTLRSILNQDADFELLVLDNASTDTTGEIAASFDDPRVRIQRNDTTLPIGDNWNRAVALSTGDLVKVVCADDILLPGALPAQLAVMEDPAFAISSSRFQVIDEQGDLVETDLGLPGLDGVRTSRALARTIVRRGPAEFGPTAAAMFRREHFDRVGGFRGDLVFPMDVDLFARVGQFGLFFGLPGVAAAWRSSSFNLCARTSTVSKLSESLRSHHRLVRDVPRLLSPLDVAIGDLRLARTALERLRVRTGQFLGARIEARL, from the coding sequence GTGGTCAGCGTGTCGGTCTGTGTGCCCGCCCTGGATGCCGGGCGGACGCTCGAGCAGACGCTGCGTTCGATTCTGAATCAGGACGCCGATTTCGAGCTGCTGGTACTCGACAACGCCAGCACCGACACCACCGGCGAGATCGCCGCGTCCTTCGACGATCCGCGGGTGCGGATACAGCGCAACGACACCACGCTGCCCATCGGCGACAACTGGAACCGCGCCGTCGCGCTGTCCACCGGCGACTTGGTGAAAGTCGTATGCGCCGACGATATTCTGCTGCCGGGTGCGCTGCCCGCGCAGCTGGCGGTCATGGAGGATCCGGCGTTCGCGATCAGTTCCAGTCGCTTCCAGGTGATCGACGAGCAGGGTGACCTGGTCGAAACCGACCTGGGCCTGCCGGGCCTCGACGGCGTACGAACATCGCGCGCGCTGGCTCGGACCATCGTGCGGCGCGGTCCCGCCGAGTTCGGTCCCACCGCCGCGGCGATGTTCCGGCGCGAGCATTTCGACCGGGTCGGCGGGTTCCGCGGGGACCTGGTGTTCCCGATGGATGTCGACCTGTTCGCCCGGGTCGGCCAGTTCGGCTTGTTCTTCGGCCTGCCCGGGGTGGCGGCGGCTTGGCGGTCCTCGTCGTTCAATCTGTGCGCGCGCACCTCGACGGTGAGCAAACTGAGCGAAAGCCTGCGCAGCCACCACCGCCTGGTCCGCGACGTGCCGCGACTCCTGTCGCCACTGGATGTGGCGATCGGCGATCTGCGCTTGGCGCGGACGGCGCTGGAACGGCTGCGGGTGCGGACGGGCCAATTCCTCGGCGCCCGGATCGAGGCGCGGCTATGA
- a CDS encoding class I SAM-dependent methyltransferase: protein MSGSRAAAAHGARTAALDSDRPADPAGCRACGHRDSAPVLDLGTVPAADHFPPAATPPRPDEAAHPLAMAVCLRCGLAQLVRDDTVTAEPRGVEPRALRDQAADAVERVAAAGLLRGGTVREFASPHGGSWLELLAERGFARTDRPADVVLDSFGLMHARDQAAAMAARVAATAPDGVLLLQYHPLRTIVSGQQWNALRHGHFAYYTLRVLRTMLRTAGMSVITAWEFGLYGGTVLVAAVHGSAEPDDAVRRVLAGEAGMDDPELLRGLQRAADRHAETLRATLESAAARGARVYAYGAASRAVALFCRAGVSRALLAGVADAAPAKQGRRMPGTDVPIISPAELVAARPDRVLLTVPDLLPEVSERFPELAGRWFVDEPADPARELPIR from the coding sequence ATGAGCGGTTCCCGGGCCGCGGCGGCGCACGGCGCGCGTACCGCCGCACTCGATTCGGACCGGCCGGCGGATCCAGCGGGCTGCCGGGCCTGCGGGCACCGCGACTCGGCGCCGGTGCTGGATCTGGGCACTGTGCCCGCGGCCGATCACTTCCCGCCCGCCGCCACTCCCCCGCGTCCGGACGAGGCGGCGCATCCGCTGGCGATGGCGGTATGCCTCCGGTGTGGACTGGCGCAGTTGGTGCGTGACGATACGGTCACCGCCGAACCGCGCGGAGTGGAACCACGCGCGCTGCGCGACCAGGCCGCCGACGCCGTGGAACGGGTCGCCGCGGCCGGGCTGCTGCGCGGCGGCACGGTGCGCGAGTTCGCCAGCCCGCACGGCGGCAGCTGGCTGGAGCTGCTGGCCGAGCGCGGATTCGCGCGGACCGACCGGCCCGCGGACGTGGTGCTGGATTCGTTCGGCCTCATGCACGCACGCGATCAGGCGGCGGCCATGGCCGCGCGGGTCGCGGCGACCGCGCCGGACGGTGTTCTGCTGCTGCAATACCATCCGCTGCGCACCATCGTGTCCGGACAGCAGTGGAACGCCCTGCGGCACGGCCATTTCGCCTACTACACCCTGCGGGTCCTGCGCACAATGCTGCGGACCGCCGGGATGTCGGTGATCACGGCATGGGAATTCGGGCTGTACGGGGGCACGGTACTCGTCGCCGCCGTGCACGGCAGCGCCGAACCCGACGACGCGGTGCGCCGAGTACTGGCCGGCGAGGCGGGGATGGACGATCCGGAACTGCTGCGCGGACTGCAGCGGGCGGCCGACCGGCATGCCGAGACCTTGCGCGCGACGCTGGAATCGGCGGCCGCCCGCGGCGCCCGGGTGTACGCCTACGGGGCTGCCTCGCGCGCGGTGGCGCTGTTCTGCCGGGCGGGGGTGAGCCGTGCACTGCTGGCCGGGGTCGCCGACGCCGCACCGGCCAAACAGGGCCGCCGGATGCCGGGCACGGATGTGCCGATCATCAGCCCGGCCGAACTCGTCGCGGCACGGCCGGATCGGGTGCTGCTGACGGTGCCGGACCTGCTGCCCGAGGTATCCGAACGTTTCCCGGAACTGGCCGGACGCTGGTTCGTCGACGAACCGGCCGATCCCGCGCGGGAGCTGCCCATCCGGTAG
- the rfbC gene encoding dTDP-4-dehydrorhamnose 3,5-epimerase, whose amino-acid sequence MRIEQTELTDVLILTPEPFHDERGLFTRTFDADLFDAHLGPGAAAAFVQDSQSRSARGVVRGMHGRGGRGEAKLVRCAHGAVHDVLVDIRPDSPTFGRSRAFLLDDADFRHLYIPAGFLHGFQALTDTADVCYRIDRPHDPAEDLGVAYDDPDLALAWPQEVTVVSARDRAAGSWRALLDSGHLTHRP is encoded by the coding sequence GTGCGAATCGAGCAGACCGAACTCACCGATGTACTGATCCTGACGCCCGAACCCTTCCACGACGAGCGTGGCCTGTTCACCCGCACCTTCGACGCCGACCTCTTCGACGCTCATCTCGGCCCCGGCGCGGCCGCGGCCTTCGTGCAGGATTCGCAGTCGCGGTCGGCGCGCGGCGTGGTGCGCGGCATGCACGGACGCGGTGGTCGCGGTGAAGCGAAACTGGTGCGTTGCGCGCACGGCGCGGTGCACGATGTGCTGGTCGACATCCGCCCCGATTCGCCGACTTTCGGCCGGAGCCGGGCTTTCCTGCTCGACGACGCCGATTTCCGGCACCTCTACATCCCGGCGGGCTTCCTGCACGGCTTCCAGGCCCTCACCGACACCGCGGACGTCTGCTACCGCATCGACCGCCCGCACGACCCGGCCGAGGACCTCGGGGTCGCCTACGACGACCCCGATCTCGCCCTGGCCTGGCCGCAGGAGGTCACCGTGGTCTCGGCCCGCGACCGGGCCGCGGGCAGCTGGCGGGCGCTGCTGGACTCGGGTCATCTCACGCACCGGCCCTGA
- a CDS encoding NAD-dependent epimerase/dehydratase family protein encodes MRVLVTGHQGYLGTVMVPVLRAHGHEVTGLDTGWFADCVLGADPQDPPGLAVDLRDVSVEQLTGFDAVIHLAALSNDPLGSLVPEITHDINHHASVRLATLAKEAGVRRFLYASTCSVYGAAGDGLVDETAPLRPITPYAESKVRVEDDLVALADADFAPVFLRNATAFGFSPRLRADIVLNNLVGHAVLDGVVKVLSDGTPWRPLVHAADIAEAFAVCLTAPVAAIHCRAYNIGTEANNRTVAEIAQAVADVVPGAEVLITGESGADPRSYRVDFAAARRDLGYEARWTIADGAAQLYTEYVARGLTAADFTGRFVRLARLRQLGESGAVDATLRRVRAGA; translated from the coding sequence ATGCGTGTTCTCGTCACCGGCCACCAGGGGTATCTGGGCACCGTCATGGTTCCGGTGCTGCGTGCACACGGACACGAGGTGACCGGACTGGACACCGGATGGTTCGCCGACTGCGTCCTCGGCGCCGACCCCCAGGACCCACCCGGCCTGGCGGTCGACCTGCGCGATGTCTCGGTCGAACAGCTCACCGGTTTCGACGCGGTCATCCACCTCGCGGCGTTGTCGAACGACCCGCTGGGATCGTTGGTCCCCGAGATCACCCACGACATCAATCATCACGCCTCGGTGCGGCTCGCGACGCTGGCGAAAGAGGCGGGCGTCCGCCGCTTCCTGTACGCCTCCACCTGCTCGGTGTACGGGGCGGCCGGGGACGGGCTGGTCGACGAGACCGCGCCGCTGCGGCCGATCACCCCGTACGCCGAGAGCAAGGTGCGGGTGGAGGACGATCTCGTCGCGCTGGCCGACGCCGATTTCGCGCCGGTATTCCTGCGCAACGCGACCGCGTTCGGGTTCTCGCCGCGCCTGCGCGCCGATATCGTGCTCAACAATCTGGTCGGCCACGCCGTACTGGACGGGGTGGTGAAGGTGCTCTCCGACGGCACCCCGTGGCGTCCGCTGGTGCACGCCGCGGATATCGCCGAAGCGTTCGCGGTCTGCCTGACGGCTCCGGTCGCGGCGATCCACTGCCGGGCCTACAACATCGGCACCGAAGCCAACAACCGCACCGTCGCCGAGATCGCGCAGGCGGTGGCCGACGTGGTGCCCGGCGCCGAGGTTTTGATCACCGGCGAGTCCGGGGCCGATCCGCGCTCGTACCGGGTAGATTTCGCCGCCGCGCGGCGGGACCTGGGCTACGAGGCGCGCTGGACGATCGCCGACGGCGCGGCGCAGCTGTACACCGAGTACGTCGCCCGCGGCTTGACCGCGGCCGATTTCACGGGCCGATTCGTCCGGCTGGCGCGGCTGCGGCAGCTCGGCGAATCGGGCGCGGTGGACGCGACATTGCGTCGGGTCAGGGCCGGTGCGTGA
- a CDS encoding PIG-L deacetylase family protein has product MIDLVPARLDEIALLGAHCDDIAIGMGATLLTLTRRRPGLRVRALVLSGGATTRADEERTALGAFCVNADLESTVLDIPDGRAPAHWDQVKTALAQFRRGTDPDIVFAPQRGDAHQDHRLLAELATTEFRDHLILGYEILKWETDTPRPALLHPVSPETAAEKARLLAECYPSQSGRDWFDDEAFLGLARIRGVQCHAAYAEGFELTKAVLDFGGA; this is encoded by the coding sequence GTGATCGATCTCGTTCCCGCGCGACTCGATGAGATCGCGCTGCTCGGCGCGCACTGCGACGATATCGCCATCGGTATGGGCGCGACCCTGTTGACGTTGACGCGCCGCCGTCCGGGACTGCGGGTGCGCGCCCTGGTGCTCTCCGGGGGTGCCACCACCCGCGCGGACGAGGAACGCACCGCGCTCGGCGCCTTCTGCGTGAACGCGGATCTGGAGTCGACGGTGCTGGACATCCCGGACGGGCGCGCCCCCGCGCACTGGGATCAGGTGAAGACAGCGCTCGCGCAGTTCCGGCGCGGCACCGATCCGGACATCGTGTTCGCCCCGCAGCGCGGCGACGCCCACCAGGACCATCGGTTGCTCGCGGAACTGGCGACGACCGAGTTCCGGGACCATCTGATACTCGGCTACGAGATCCTCAAATGGGAGACCGACACCCCCCGGCCGGCCCTACTGCATCCGGTATCGCCGGAGACCGCGGCCGAGAAGGCCCGGCTGCTGGCCGAATGCTACCCCTCGCAGTCCGGTCGCGACTGGTTCGACGACGAGGCGTTCCTCGGGTTGGCGCGGATCCGGGGAGTGCAGTGCCACGCCGCATATGCGGAGGGGTTCGAACTGACCAAGGCCGTCCTCGATTTCGGAGGTGCATAG
- a CDS encoding glucose-1-phosphate cytidylyltransferase codes for MKVVLFCGGYGMRMRSGETDGPPKPMQMVGPRPLIWHVMRYYAHFGHTEFILCLGYGAHHIKNFFLTYQETMSNDFVIRDGRVELLHCDIADWTITFVDTGLESAIGERLRRVRPHLQGDDTFLANYSDVLTDAPLDEMIDQFTASGAAASMMIVPPQSSFHCVDVLPSGEVKQITPVSKLPIWENGGYFVLTQEIFDHLPAGGDLVEDSCGALAAVGRLYGYQHDGFWKPADTFKERAELDAGYHRGDRPWMVWERAAR; via the coding sequence ATGAAGGTCGTGTTGTTCTGTGGTGGGTACGGCATGCGGATGCGCAGCGGAGAGACCGACGGTCCGCCCAAGCCGATGCAGATGGTGGGACCGCGGCCGCTGATCTGGCATGTGATGCGCTATTACGCGCATTTCGGCCACACCGAATTCATCCTCTGCCTCGGGTACGGCGCCCATCACATCAAGAATTTCTTCCTGACCTATCAGGAGACGATGTCCAACGATTTCGTCATCCGCGACGGCCGGGTCGAATTGCTGCACTGCGATATCGCCGACTGGACCATTACATTCGTCGACACCGGATTGGAGTCGGCCATCGGGGAGCGGCTGCGCCGGGTGCGGCCCCACCTCCAAGGTGACGACACGTTCCTGGCGAACTACTCCGATGTCCTCACCGACGCCCCGCTCGACGAGATGATCGACCAGTTCACCGCGTCCGGCGCCGCGGCCTCGATGATGATCGTGCCGCCGCAATCGTCGTTCCACTGCGTGGATGTGCTCCCCAGCGGTGAGGTCAAGCAGATCACCCCGGTGAGCAAACTCCCGATCTGGGAGAACGGCGGCTATTTCGTGCTGACCCAGGAGATCTTCGACCACCTGCCCGCGGGCGGGGACCTGGTGGAGGACTCCTGTGGAGCGCTGGCCGCGGTCGGCCGGCTGTACGGATACCAGCACGACGGGTTCTGGAAACCGGCGGACACCTTCAAGGAACGTGCCGAACTGGACGCCGGATACCATCGGGGCGATCGCCCGTGGATGGTGTGGGAGCGGGCCGCGCGGTGA